The Lutibacter profundi region ATAATAACAGGTATAATAGCTGATTTATATAATATAAACAGTTCTATTATATTTATAGGTGTACTTACGTTACTATCTGCAATTATTATCAAAGCTAGAATGCAAACCAACACAAGTTGCATTTCAAAACAAGATGTGCAAAAAAAGAAAAATTATATTATCATTGATGTCAGAACTAAAGAAGAACGAGAAACTGAGCATATACCTAATTCTATTCATATTCCAATCAATGAACTTGAAAACAGAATTAATGAACTACCTAAAGATAAAGTTTATATAACTGCTTGTGGAAAAGGAGGCGGAAGGTCAATTAAAGCATCTGAAATATTGAAACTACATAAATATAATGCACTATGGCTTTGTAAAGGAACATTAGGCTGGATAGAAGAAAAAGCTGTTCGTACTGTATAAAAATAATAAGTATTTATTCTATTCCGAAATTTATTGGATTTCCGAAACCGTAACCAATACTTGAATTCCAATATCCATAGAACCATAAGGTTCCTGTAGATTGTACTGTGTAAACCCCATTGCTTTTCCAAGAATAGAATTCTTCATTTCCTATTTCAGAGTTTCTGTAAAATCTAATTTCAAAATGTAAATGTGCTCCTCCCATAGTTCCTGAATATAAATTTTCAGAAACAAGGTCTCCCTTATTAACATATAATCCATTAAGTTGTATCAATTGGCTTTCGTCTAAATCTAAATCAATATGTGCATAAAGAGTAACTAACTTTCCTATATTGTTATTGTCAGAGTCCTTAATTTCTTTAGTAATTGTTAAATAATGTCTATATTTTGGGCTGTTCCTATAGGTATTAACTATTCCTTCATGAACAGCATAAAGAGTAACATCTAATGGATTGGTTGGATGCAAATCTATTGCTGGATGATGTTGTGATGTGCCTCCTAGACCAATTCCTGTTCCAAACGCTCTGTTTGTTGAATAAGTTATTATGTCTCCATTAGAATTTTGAAAAGGATGTTGGTATTCGTTAAGTCTTGAAAAGTGAATGAATTTATTAATTTCATTTCTCAAATCATTTTTATTA contains the following coding sequences:
- a CDS encoding M23 family metallopeptidase — its product is MNQITFYLILIILIFLSSCKKEDTTDLVEQISYEINENGIYQDFLTPDYYDTNKNDLRNEINKFIHFSRLNEYQHPFQNSNGDIITYSTNRAFGTGIGLGGTSQHHPAIDLHPTNPLDVTLYAVHEGIVNTYRNSPKYRHYLTITKEIKDSDNNNIGKLVTLYAHIDLDLDESQLIQLNGLYVNKGDLVSENLYSGTMGGAHLHFEIRFYRNSEIGNEEFYSWKSNGVYTVQSTGTLWFYGYWNSSIGYGFGNPINFGIE